The genomic region GCGGTTGCGGCCCTCGGGTATCTCGCCGGCGTCGTCCGCGTGGGTGAGGGAGATCTTCTCCGGGCGGACGCCGACCAGCACCTTGCCGCCGGTGCTCGCGGCCGCCGAACAGCGCGCCTCGGGCAGGACGAGCTTGCCCCCGCCCGCCTTCAGCACGATCTCCTCACCGCTCTTGGAGTCGACCTCGGCCTCGATGAAGTTGGAGGTGCCGAGGAAGTTCGCGACGAACGTGGTGCGCGGGTTCTCGTAGAGGTCGGCCGGCGCGCCGAGCTGCTCGACGCGACCCGCGTTCATCACGGCGACCGTGTCGGCCATGGTCATGGCCTCCTCCTGGTCGTGCGTGACGTGGATGAAGGTGATGCCGACCTCGGTCTGGATGCGCTTGAGTTCCAGCTGCATCTGGCGGCGCAGCTTCAGGTCGAGGGCGCCAAGCGGCTCGTCGAGGAGGAGCACCTTGGGGTGGTTGATCAGCGCGCGGGCCACGGCGACGCGCTGCTGCTGACCGCCGGAGAGCTGGTGCGGCTTCTTGCGTGCCTGCTCGCCGAGCTGGACGAGGTCGAGCATCTCCTCGACCTGCTTCTTCACGGACTTCATGCCGCGCCGGCGCAGTCCGAAGGCGACGTTCTCGAAGATGTCGAGGTGCGGGAAGAGGGCGTACGACTGGAAGACCGTGTTCACGGGCCGCTTGTACGGCGGGAGCGCGGTCACGTCCTGGCCGCCCAGCGAGACGGTGCCGGCGGAAGGTTCCTCCAGACCGGCGATCATGCGCAGGGTGGTGGTCTTGCCGCAGCCGGAGGCGCCGAGCAGGGCGAAGAAGGAGCCCTGCGGGACGGTCAGGTCGAGCGGGTGCACGGCGGTGAAGGCGCCGTAGCTCTTGGCTATGCCCGCGAGGCGGACGTCACCGGTGGGGTCCGTTGTGTTCGTCATGGTGGTCACGCCCCCGTCAGCTTCGCGAACTTCGCTTCGAACTCGGTCTCTTCCTTCGCACTCAGCGAGCGGAAGGCATGGGACTTCGCGGCCATGGCCTTGTCGGGAATGATCAGCGGGTTGTTCGCCGCGTCTTTGTCGATCTTCTCCAGCTCGGCCTTCACCCCGTCGACGGGGCACACGTAGTTGATGTACGCGGCGAGTTCGGCGGCCGGCTTCGGCTCGTAGTAGAAGTCGATGAGCCGCTCGGCGTTGGTCTTGTGACGGGCCTTGTTGGGGATCAGCAGGTTGTCGGTCGACGTCATGTAGCCGCTGTCCGGGATGAGGAAGTCGATGTCGGGGCTGTCCGCCTTGAGCTGCACGACGTCACCGGCCCAGGCGACACAGGCGGCGAAGTCGCCGCTGGTCAGGTCCGAGGTGTAGTCGTTGCCGGTGAAGCGGCGGATCTGGCCCTTGTCGACGGCCTTCTGGAGGCGGGCGATGGCCGCGTCGTAGTCGTCGGCGGTGAACTTCGCCGGGTCCTTGCCCATGTCGAGCAGCGTCATGCCGACGCTGTCGCGCATCTCCGACAGGAAGCCGACCCGCCCCTTGAGCCTGGGGTTGTCGAGCAGGTCGGATATCGACGTCACCTCGACGCCGTCGAGGGCCTTCTTGTTGTACGCGATGACGGTGGAGATGCCCTGCCAGACGTACGAGTAGGCGCGGCCCGGGTCCCAGTCGGGGCTGCGGAACTGGGCCGACAGGTTGGCGTAGGCGTGCGGCAGGTTGGCCGGGTCCAGCTTCTGCACCCAGCCCAGGCGGATGAGGCGGGCGGCCAGCCAGTCAGTGAGGACGATCAGGTCACGGCCGGTGTCCTGGCCCGCCGCGAGCTGCGGCTTGATCTTGCCGAAGAACTCGTTGTTGTCGTTGATGTCCTCGGTGTACTTGACCTTGATGCCGGTGCGTTTCGTGAACTGTTCCAGCGTCGGGTGGTGCTTGCCGCTGTCGTCGACGTCCATGTACTCGGTCCAGTTGGAGAAGCTCACCGTCTTCTCCTTCGCCGAGTGGTCCTCTGCCGGGACGCCGCCCTGCGACCGGCCCGCCGCCGGGATGCCGCAGGCGCTCAGCGTCCCGAGTCCGCCGACCGCCAGCGCCCCGCCCGCGGAGGCGCGCAGCAGCGACCGCCGGGTGAGGGCGGCCCTGCCGTTCCTGAAACTGCGCCGCATGGCGGCCACTTGGGCCGGGGACAGGCGGTCGGGCTCGTACTGCTCCATGCGCGTGGTGCCCTTTCGGAGGGTGGGCGGCCGTTGGTCAGGCGGCCTGCTACGGCTATCGGTCCCCGAAGACGGTGCGGTGCCAGTCCTTCGCGGCCACCGCGGTGTTGTCGAACATGACGTGCTTGATCTGGGTGTACTCCTCGAACGAGTACGCGGACATGTCCTTGCCGTAGCCGGAGGACTTGTAGCCGCCGTGCGGCATCTCGCTGATGATCGGGATGTGGTCGTTGACCCACACACAGCCCGCCTTGATCTCGCGGGTGGCCCGGTTCGCCCGGTACACGTCCCGGCTCCACGCGGAGGCGGCCAGCCCGTACGGGGTGTCGTTGGCGAGCGCGATCCCCTCGTCGTCGGTGTCGAACGGCAGCACGACCAGGACGGGTCCGAAGATCTCCGACTGGACGACCTCACTGTCCTGGGCGGCGTCGGCGATGAGGGTGGGCCGGTAGTAGGCGCCCTTGGCGAGTTCGCCCTCCGGTGCTTCCCCACCGGTCACCACGCGCGCGTAGGCGCGCGCCCGGTCGACGAAACCGGCGACACGGTCCCGCTGGACGTGCGAGATCAGCGGTCCGAGGTCGGTGCCGGCGGCGAAGGGGTCGCCGAGCCGGACGGTCTCCATGAGCGCCGCCGTCCGTTCCACGAAGGCGTCGTAGAGCGGTCGCTGCACGTACGCGCGCGTGGCGGCCGTGCAGTCCTGCCCGGTGTTGATGAGTGCGCCCGCGACCGCGCCGTGGGCGGCGGCCTCCAGGTCGGCGTCGTCGAAGACCACGAAGGGCGCCTTGCCGCCGAGCTCCAGATGGAGGCGCTTGACGGTGGCGGTGGCGATCTCGGCGACGCGCTTGCCGACGGCGGTGGAGCCGGTGAAGGAGGTCATGGCCACGTCGGGATGGCCGACGAGGTGCTCACCGGCCTCCCTGCCGGTGCCGGTGACGATGTTGACCACGCCGTCCGGGATCCCGGCGTCCGTGGCCGCCCGGGCGAAGAGCAGCGAGGTCAGCGGGGTGAGCTCGGCGGGCTTCAGGACGACGGTGTTGCCCGCGGCGATCGCCGGGAGGATCTTCCAGGCGGCCATCTGGAGGGGGTAGTTCCAGGGCGCGACGGAGCCGACGACACCGATGGGCTCGCGCCGGACGTACGACGTGTGGTCTCCGGAGTACTCACCGGCGGACTGGCCCTGGAGAAGCCGTGCGGCACCGGCGAAGAAGGCGGTGTTGTCGATCGTCCCCGGGACGTCGAACTCCCGGCTCAGCTTCAGCGGCTTGCCGCACTGGAGCGACTCGGCACGGGCGAAGTCCTCGGCACGGTCGGCCAGGACCGCGGCGAACCGGTGCAGGGCGTCGGAACGCTCGCCGGGTGTGGTCGCCGCCCAGCCCGGGAAGGCTGCGCGGGCGGCTGCCACGGCCCGGTCGACGTCGGCCGTGCCCGCCAGTTCGTAGCGGAGCACCTCCTCGCCCGACGCCGGGTCGACGACCGCGTGCGTGCGGCCCGAGGTGCCCCTGGTCAGGCGCCCGGCGATGTACTGCGCGCCCTCCGCGAAGCGCTCCTCGGCCGGGAATCGGTCCGGGGTGGCGTTGCCAGGGTTGTGCATGTCGCTCTCCTCCGTGTCCCCGCGGTGGGGCCGGCGTGGCTCAGGCTCGATTTGAGTGCCGATCCTGACAGAGGTATGGCACGCCAACAAGGGATTCCGTTGTTGATTTTTGGTTACGCGACGGAATCTGTCGACCAGGTGTCGAGTCCGCCATACCCCGGCAGGACGGTGTGTCAGTGGTGCGTGCCAGACTCGCGTGCATGGAGGAGATCACGGGGGCGGTCCATTCCCGGGACGCCTTGATCAAGGCGGTCCGCGCGGGGGCCAGGATCAAGTATCTGCACTTCTGGGGGCACCGGCCGCGGCCGGACGGCCGGATCGGGGCGAGCTGTCTGAGCCAGTGGTGGCCGGCGCCGTTCACGGTGGACGGCGTGGAGTACGCGACGGCCGAGCACTGGATGATGGCGGGCAAGGCCCGGCTCTTCGAGGACGCGGCGGCGGAGCGGGCCGTCCTGGCCGCCGGGCATCCCGCCGAGGCGAAGAAGGCCGGGCGGCTCGTGCGCGGGTTCGACGAGGCGAGATGGGAGCGGGAGCGGTTCCGGATCGTCGTGGAGGGCAATGTCCACAAGTTCGGTGCGCATCCCGGGCTGCGGGAGTTCTTGCTCGGCACCGGTGACCGGGTGCTGGTCGAGGCGAGTCCCGTGGACCGCGTGTGGGGCATCGGGCTGGCCGCGGACGACGAGGCGGCGGCGGATCCGGAGCGGTGGCGGGGGCCGAACCTGCTGGGCTTCGCGCTGATGGAGGCGCGCGAGCGGCTGCGCGGGTCATGAGCCGGGGGCCGACCCACAGGACCGGCCCCCGTGAAGCAGCGGCTTCAGGCAGCCGCGCCGAGCCCGCCCATGATGCTGGCGAAGAGCAGGAAGCCCAGCAGCGGAAGGATCACGGTGGCGATGATGCCGCAGACCAGTCCGGCGGTCGCCGCACCCTTGTTGGTGGCCTCACCTCGGGTGGCCTTGCCCCGGCCGATGGCGCCGAAGATGATCGCGAGGATGCCCAGGATCACGCCGAAGAACCACAGCAGGAAGGTCAGGCTGCACACCACACCGATGATGCCCAGCACCAGACCCGTGGTTCCCATGCCGTTGCTCGGCTGCGCGGGCATCGCGTAGCCGGGCGCCTGGGGGTAGCCCGCGGGGGGCGCGGCCGGGTAACCGGGGGTGCCCTGGGGGTAGCCGTAGCCGGGGCCGCCCTGCTGCGGATAGCCGTAGCCGGGGGCCGGCTGCTGCGGGGGCTGGGACGGCGGACCGAACCCACCGGGCGTGGGGTTGGTGTTGGACATGGACGATCTCCCCTCCGTTGTCAGACCAGGGAATCGTAGTGGCCGAAACCGCCGCGCAGTACGGGAGTTTCAGTGGTGGGACGCGGCGGTGGCCACGGGGCCCAGGGCGCCGTAGGACGGGTCGTCGTCGAAGTCGTCGCTGTTGATCGCGGCCGTGATGCCGACGGCGATCAGGACGATCACGGTGATGCCGAGGATGATCCCGATGATGCCCATGATCAGGCCCGCCTGCGCCTGACCGTGGTTGGTGGCCACGCCGGCCTCGGCGCGCTTGCGGCCCTTGATGCCGAAGACGACGGCGAGGATGCCGGTGACCAGGGAGACCACGCCGTACAGACAGAAGAGCGTGCAGGAGATGATGCCCAGCACCATCGCGGCGATGCCCATGCCGTTCTGGGGGGCCATGGGCATGCCGGGCCAGCCGTAGCCTGCCTGGGGGTAGCCGGGGTAGCCGTAGCCGCCGGGGGCGACGGGCGGGGGCGGGACAGCGCCGGTGCCGGAGGTGTCGAACTGGGGCGTGCCGGTGGGTGGGGTGAAACCCGCGCTGGGCATCGAGGTGACCGTGGCCTGGTCGTGCACGGACGGCGGCGGCGTCTGGTTCTTGTCGAGCGAGGTCTTGTTCTCCGGGGGCGCCCACGGGTCGTGGCCGCCGCCTCCGTCTGGTTGCGTCGCGTCCGTCATGGTGCATCCCCCCTGGGTCGATCGTGCCGCCATGCTACGGGGCCGTTGGGTGCGTGCCACAGGGCGGGTGCCCGGGGTTGTTCGCGCCCGCGAGGCGGAGCCGCACATCGAGACAGCCCGCTCCCCTCAAAGGGGCGCCGCACCACGGCCTACGATGATGCCGAGTCATCGATCAGCCGATCACCCGCGCCCGCCCGCCACGCGCCGGCAGGAGCGCCGTTCCGGGGAGGAACCTTGACCCAGCATCTCGTCGACCCCCGCGCCCCGCGCGACCTCACGGCGTTCGTCGCCGGACTGCCCAAGGCCGAACTGCACGTGCACCACGTGGGCTCCGCCTCCCCCCGGATCGTGTCCGAGCTGGCCGCCCGCCACCCCGACTCGAGGGTCCCGACCGATCCCGCCGCCCTGGTCGACTACTTCTCGTTCACCGACTTCGCCCACTTCATCGAGGTGTACCTGTCGGTCGTCGACCTGATCCGCACGCCGGAGGACGTCCGGCTGCTGACCTTCGAGGTGGCCCGCGACCTGGCCCGGCAGCAGGTGCGGTACGCCGAGCTGACCATCACCCCGTTCTCCTCCACCCGCCGCGGCATCGACGAGCGCGCCTTCATGGACGCGATCGAGGACGCCCGCAAGGCCGCCGAGGCCGATTTCGGGACCGTGCTGCGCTGGTGCTTCGACATCCCCGGCGAGGCGGGGCTCGAAGCCGCCGAGGAGACGACCAGGCTCGCCACCGACGACCGGCTGCGCCCCGAGGGCCTGGTCTCCTTCGGTCTGGGCGGGCCCGAGGTCGGCGTGCCGCGTCCGCAGTTCAAGCCGTACTTCGACCGGGCGATCGCCGCCGGGCTGCACTCCGTACCGCACGCCGGTGAGACCACCGGCCCTCAGACCGTGTGGGACGCCCTGACGCATCTGCGGGCCGAGCGCATCGGGCACGGCACCAGCTCCGCGCAGGACCCGAAGCTCCTCGCGCACCTCGCCGAGCACCGGATCCCGCTGGAGGTGTGCCCGACCTCCAACATCGCCACGCGCGCGGTCCGCACCCTCGACGAGCACCCGATCAAGGAGTTCGCCGAGGCCGGGGTCGTCGTCACGATCAACTCCGACGACCCGCCGATGTTCGGCACCGACCTCGACAACGAGTACGCGGTCGCCGCCCGGCTGCTCGACCTCGACGAGCGGGGCCTGGCCGACCTGGCGAAGAACGCCGTGGAGGCGTCCTTCCTGGACGCGGCGGGCAAGGCCCGGATCAAGGAGGAGATCGACACCTACACCGCGGCGTGGCTCGACCGGTGACGCCCGCCCCCGAGCACCCCGGACGCCACGTGACCGCCGTGGCCCACCGGGGCGACCCCTACCGCCACCGCGAGAACACCGTCGCCTCGCTGCGTTCGGCGCTCGACCGGGGCGCGGACGCGGTCGAGATCGACGTACGGCTCACCCGGGACGGCGTGCCGGTGCTGCTGCACGACGGGACGCTGAAGCGGCTCTGGGAACACGAGCGGCCGGTGCTCGCGCTGTCCTGGGAGGAGGTGCGCGGGCTGACCGGCGGCGGGGTTCCGGCCCTGACCGAGGCGCTGGCCGCGACCGACGGCCACCGGGTGATGATCGACCTGCCCGGCTCCCCCGACGTGCGGGCGGTGCGGCGGGTGATGGACGCCGTACGGGAGTCCGGGGCGGCGGACCGCGTCTACTACTGCGCCGGCGCCGACGCCATGCTCGCCGTGCGTGCGGCGGACCCGGCCGCCGAGATCGCCCTCACCTGGACGACGCTGGCCCCGCCCCGGCCCGTCCTGCTGGAGGCGATCCGCCCGCGCTGGCTCAACTACCGTTTCGGCCTGGTGGACCGGCCCCTGGCCGAGCGGGTCCACCGCGACGGCTACCTGCTGTCCGTCTGGACCCCCGACACGCGCCGCTCCATGCGACGGCTGCTGCGCGCCGGGGTGGACTCCATCACGACCAACCGCATCGACGTGCTGTGCGCTACACGCGCGAGCGCTGCGGGACCGTCGCCGGATCGGCCGGGGTCGCACGCGTGACGTACTGCGGCACCGGCGCGCTGTCCGTGCCGGTGTCGCGGACGAGTCCGTAGCGGATGGCGCCCTGGGCGGGGCCCACGTTGACGTCCTTGTCCACGGCCGCCCAGTCGGTCGGGAAGACGATGAGGCCGTAGTCGCAGCCGCGTTCGTTCTGGGTGAGGGTGACGGTGCCGTCGAGGTAGAAGTACTCGTTCTGCCACATCTGCTGGGTGCCGGGCGGCAGCACCGCGTACCCGATGTCCGGGCCGCCCATGCCGGTGGCGTAGCCGTTCGGGGCACCCGGCAGCGGGTCGTCCATGCGGCGCGTGCCGCCGGAGGCCACGTGGAACAGCTTGCCCTTGAGGCCGGTCCAGGAGGGCATGACCAGCGCGCCGGGCCGGGACTTCGGCGAGATCTGCCAGCGGACCAGGACGTAACCCCGGCCGCTCAGCGTCACGCTGTCGCCGCGGTGCTGCATGACGGCCTTCGGGCCGCCGGTGCTGGTGATGCCGGACTCGGGGCGGCGCGGCAGGGCGGCGGGCCGGGCGTCCGGGTCGGGGGCGCGGTCGACGGCGTCGACGA from Streptomyces chartreusis NRRL 3882 harbors:
- a CDS encoding adenosine deaminase, encoding MTQHLVDPRAPRDLTAFVAGLPKAELHVHHVGSASPRIVSELAARHPDSRVPTDPAALVDYFSFTDFAHFIEVYLSVVDLIRTPEDVRLLTFEVARDLARQQVRYAELTITPFSSTRRGIDERAFMDAIEDARKAAEADFGTVLRWCFDIPGEAGLEAAEETTRLATDDRLRPEGLVSFGLGGPEVGVPRPQFKPYFDRAIAAGLHSVPHAGETTGPQTVWDALTHLRAERIGHGTSSAQDPKLLAHLAEHRIPLEVCPTSNIATRAVRTLDEHPIKEFAEAGVVVTINSDDPPMFGTDLDNEYAVAARLLDLDERGLADLAKNAVEASFLDAAGKARIKEEIDTYTAAWLDR
- a CDS encoding ABC transporter ATP-binding protein; this encodes MTNTTDPTGDVRLAGIAKSYGAFTAVHPLDLTVPQGSFFALLGASGCGKTTTLRMIAGLEEPSAGTVSLGGQDVTALPPYKRPVNTVFQSYALFPHLDIFENVAFGLRRRGMKSVKKQVEEMLDLVQLGEQARKKPHQLSGGQQQRVAVARALINHPKVLLLDEPLGALDLKLRRQMQLELKRIQTEVGITFIHVTHDQEEAMTMADTVAVMNAGRVEQLGAPADLYENPRTTFVANFLGTSNFIEAEVDSKSGEEIVLKAGGGKLVLPEARCSAAASTGGKVLVGVRPEKISLTHADDAGEIPEGRNRITGTISDSSFIGVSTQYVVDSPVCSDFEVYAQNIDRDPRLVPGAEVVLHWNPAHTFGLDAAQSVFAGTEGSAGAEEAA
- a CDS encoding gamma-aminobutyraldehyde dehydrogenase, yielding MHNPGNATPDRFPAEERFAEGAQYIAGRLTRGTSGRTHAVVDPASGEEVLRYELAGTADVDRAVAAARAAFPGWAATTPGERSDALHRFAAVLADRAEDFARAESLQCGKPLKLSREFDVPGTIDNTAFFAGAARLLQGQSAGEYSGDHTSYVRREPIGVVGSVAPWNYPLQMAAWKILPAIAAGNTVVLKPAELTPLTSLLFARAATDAGIPDGVVNIVTGTGREAGEHLVGHPDVAMTSFTGSTAVGKRVAEIATATVKRLHLELGGKAPFVVFDDADLEAAAHGAVAGALINTGQDCTAATRAYVQRPLYDAFVERTAALMETVRLGDPFAAGTDLGPLISHVQRDRVAGFVDRARAYARVVTGGEAPEGELAKGAYYRPTLIADAAQDSEVVQSEIFGPVLVVLPFDTDDEGIALANDTPYGLAASAWSRDVYRANRATREIKAGCVWVNDHIPIISEMPHGGYKSSGYGKDMSAYSFEEYTQIKHVMFDNTAVAAKDWHRTVFGDR
- a CDS encoding DUF4190 domain-containing protein yields the protein MTDATQPDGGGGHDPWAPPENKTSLDKNQTPPPSVHDQATVTSMPSAGFTPPTGTPQFDTSGTGAVPPPPVAPGGYGYPGYPQAGYGWPGMPMAPQNGMGIAAMVLGIISCTLFCLYGVVSLVTGILAVVFGIKGRKRAEAGVATNHGQAQAGLIMGIIGIILGITVIVLIAVGITAAINSDDFDDDPSYGALGPVATAASHH
- a CDS encoding polyamine ABC transporter substrate-binding protein, coding for MEQYEPDRLSPAQVAAMRRSFRNGRAALTRRSLLRASAGGALAVGGLGTLSACGIPAAGRSQGGVPAEDHSAKEKTVSFSNWTEYMDVDDSGKHHPTLEQFTKRTGIKVKYTEDINDNNEFFGKIKPQLAAGQDTGRDLIVLTDWLAARLIRLGWVQKLDPANLPHAYANLSAQFRSPDWDPGRAYSYVWQGISTVIAYNKKALDGVEVTSISDLLDNPRLKGRVGFLSEMRDSVGMTLLDMGKDPAKFTADDYDAAIARLQKAVDKGQIRRFTGNDYTSDLTSGDFAACVAWAGDVVQLKADSPDIDFLIPDSGYMTSTDNLLIPNKARHKTNAERLIDFYYEPKPAAELAAYINYVCPVDGVKAELEKIDKDAANNPLIIPDKAMAAKSHAFRSLSAKEETEFEAKFAKLTGA
- a CDS encoding DUF4190 domain-containing protein, which codes for MSNTNPTPGGFGPPSQPPQQPAPGYGYPQQGGPGYGYPQGTPGYPAAPPAGYPQAPGYAMPAQPSNGMGTTGLVLGIIGVVCSLTFLLWFFGVILGILAIIFGAIGRGKATRGEATNKGAATAGLVCGIIATVILPLLGFLLFASIMGGLGAAA
- a CDS encoding NADAR family protein — encoded protein: MEEITGAVHSRDALIKAVRAGARIKYLHFWGHRPRPDGRIGASCLSQWWPAPFTVDGVEYATAEHWMMAGKARLFEDAAAERAVLAAGHPAEAKKAGRLVRGFDEARWERERFRIVVEGNVHKFGAHPGLREFLLGTGDRVLVEASPVDRVWGIGLAADDEAAADPERWRGPNLLGFALMEARERLRGS
- a CDS encoding glycerophosphodiester phosphodiesterase, with amino-acid sequence MARPVTPAPEHPGRHVTAVAHRGDPYRHRENTVASLRSALDRGADAVEIDVRLTRDGVPVLLHDGTLKRLWEHERPVLALSWEEVRGLTGGGVPALTEALAATDGHRVMIDLPGSPDVRAVRRVMDAVRESGAADRVYYCAGADAMLAVRAADPAAEIALTWTTLAPPRPVLLEAIRPRWLNYRFGLVDRPLAERVHRDGYLLSVWTPDTRRSMRRLLRAGVDSITTNRIDVLCATRASAAGPSPDRPGSHA